From Streptomyces showdoensis, a single genomic window includes:
- a CDS encoding HAMP domain-containing protein — translation MSETTTRGSSGRERSGPAAVVEPELRQLLAGLTAVRDGDFGTRLPDEADGLMGEISRVFNGMVDQLSLFTSEVTRVAREVGTEGTLGGQAAVPGVSGTWADLTDSVNAMAGNLTTQVRDIAHVATAVAKGDLSQKIDVDARGEILELKNTINTMVDQLSAFADEVTRMARDVGTEGILGGQADVKGVSGTWRDLTDSVNSMAGNLTAQVRAIAHVATAVAGGDLSKKVDVDARGEILELKTTINTMVDQLSAFADEVTRVAREVGTEGNLGGQATVRGASGTWKDLTDNVNVMASNLTGQVRSIAQVATAVARGDLSRRITVEAKGEVAALADTINTMVDTLSAFADEVTRVAREVGTEGRLGGQARVPNVAGTWKDLTDNVNSMANNLTGQVRNIAQVTTAVANGDLSKKIDVDARGEILELKTTINTMVDQLSSFAAEVTRVAREVGSEGRLGGQAEVEGVSGTWKRLTENVNELAGNLTRQVRAIAEVASAVAEGDLTRSITVEASGEVAELKDNINAMVGSLRETTRANQEQDWLKSSLARMSALMQGHRDLAVVAELVMDELTPLVGAQYGAFYLAEEGTGGVELGLVGSYGRPAGDRDRVRFRLGESLVGQAARSRRTVTAENVPEDYVTISSGLGSTSRGSLVVLPVVVEEQVLGVIELMSFSPFTSVHRDFLEQLMETVGVNLSTIVANVRTDELLDESQRLAGELRSRTEELQVRQEELQRSNAELEEKAALLATQNRDIEAKNLQIEQARQELEDRAQQLDLASTYKSEFLANMSHELRTPLNSLLILAQLLAQNPTRNLTAKQVEYAGIIHSAGSDLLQLINDILDLSKVEAGKMDLNPERVPLRKLLDYVEATFRPLTSQKSLAFTVSTAAGVPVDLVTDDTRLRQVLRNLLSNAVKFTEHGSVELRIEPASDDELPVAVHRGGPVVAFRVADTGIGIAPENLEAIFGAFQQADGTTNRKYGGTGLGLSISREIAHLLGAALTVTSVPGEGSTFTLYLPVARTDFAEQPAAAPPTDSPAGSALPAPARDGALALPGGAAARPPRRLLVIEERPRGLLAVVAENAVGQLSADGGQTGRSDIELVAVVGPQEAAAALATQPFHCVVLDVDMADGDALRFLDAMDGDEALRTVPVLAHNNRRLPADEEGALQDLARRRPLELLSSLDELRERIALHLSAEQPGDVVPLVRGDHWAPAPQAVDSTLSGRTVLAVDDDARNLYALSGILELHGITVLHAENGRKGIEALLANPAVSLVLMDVMMPEMDGYTATARIRELPQYADLPVIAVTAKAMPGDREKSLASGASDYVTKPVDADELIACVSRWLDGGSAS, via the coding sequence ATGTCTGAGACGACGACCAGGGGTTCCTCCGGACGGGAACGGTCCGGGCCGGCCGCCGTGGTCGAGCCGGAACTCCGCCAGCTGCTGGCCGGGCTCACGGCGGTGCGGGACGGCGACTTCGGGACCCGTCTGCCGGACGAGGCCGACGGGCTGATGGGCGAGATCTCCCGGGTGTTCAACGGGATGGTCGACCAGCTCTCCCTGTTCACCTCCGAGGTGACGCGGGTGGCGCGCGAGGTCGGCACGGAGGGGACGCTCGGCGGGCAGGCCGCCGTGCCCGGCGTCTCCGGCACCTGGGCCGATCTCACGGACTCGGTCAACGCGATGGCCGGCAACCTCACCACCCAGGTGCGCGACATCGCCCACGTGGCGACGGCCGTCGCCAAGGGAGATCTCTCCCAGAAGATCGACGTGGACGCGCGCGGCGAGATCCTGGAGCTGAAGAACACCATCAACACGATGGTGGACCAGCTCTCGGCCTTCGCCGACGAGGTCACGCGCATGGCCCGGGACGTGGGCACCGAGGGCATCCTCGGAGGGCAGGCCGACGTGAAGGGCGTCTCCGGCACCTGGCGCGACCTGACCGACTCCGTCAACTCGATGGCGGGGAACCTCACCGCCCAGGTCCGGGCGATCGCCCACGTCGCCACCGCCGTCGCGGGCGGCGACCTGTCGAAGAAGGTCGACGTGGACGCCCGGGGCGAGATCCTGGAGCTGAAGACGACCATCAACACGATGGTCGACCAGCTCTCGGCCTTCGCCGACGAGGTGACCCGGGTGGCCCGCGAGGTCGGCACCGAGGGCAACCTCGGCGGCCAGGCCACCGTCCGGGGCGCCTCGGGCACCTGGAAGGACCTCACCGACAACGTCAACGTGATGGCCTCGAACCTCACCGGGCAGGTGCGTTCGATCGCCCAGGTCGCCACCGCCGTGGCCCGCGGCGACCTCTCCCGCCGGATCACCGTGGAGGCCAAGGGCGAGGTCGCCGCCCTCGCCGACACCATCAACACCATGGTGGACACCCTGTCCGCCTTCGCCGACGAGGTGACCCGGGTCGCCCGCGAGGTCGGCACCGAGGGCAGGCTCGGCGGCCAGGCCAGGGTGCCGAACGTGGCCGGGACCTGGAAGGACCTCACCGACAACGTCAACTCCATGGCGAACAACCTGACCGGACAGGTCCGGAACATCGCCCAGGTCACGACCGCCGTCGCCAACGGCGACCTGTCGAAGAAGATCGACGTGGACGCCCGGGGCGAGATCCTGGAGCTGAAGACGACCATCAACACGATGGTCGACCAGCTGTCCTCGTTCGCGGCCGAGGTGACCCGGGTGGCCCGCGAGGTCGGCAGCGAGGGCAGGCTCGGCGGCCAGGCCGAGGTCGAGGGGGTCTCCGGCACCTGGAAGCGGCTGACCGAGAACGTCAACGAGCTGGCGGGCAACCTCACCCGCCAGGTCCGCGCCATCGCCGAGGTCGCGAGCGCCGTCGCCGAGGGCGACCTCACCCGCTCGATCACCGTCGAGGCCTCGGGCGAGGTGGCCGAGCTCAAGGACAACATCAACGCCATGGTGGGCTCGCTGCGCGAGACGACGCGGGCCAACCAGGAGCAGGACTGGCTCAAGTCCAGTCTGGCCCGGATGTCCGCGCTGATGCAGGGCCACCGCGACCTGGCCGTCGTCGCCGAACTCGTCATGGACGAGCTGACCCCGCTCGTGGGCGCCCAGTACGGCGCGTTCTACCTGGCCGAGGAGGGTACCGGCGGCGTCGAGCTGGGCCTCGTCGGCTCCTACGGACGCCCCGCGGGCGACCGGGACCGGGTGCGCTTCCGGCTGGGCGAGTCGCTCGTCGGGCAGGCCGCCCGCAGCCGCCGCACCGTCACCGCCGAGAACGTCCCCGAGGACTACGTCACGATCTCCTCGGGTCTCGGCAGCACCTCCCGGGGCAGCCTCGTGGTGCTGCCGGTCGTCGTCGAGGAGCAGGTGCTCGGCGTCATCGAGCTGATGTCCTTCAGCCCCTTCACCTCCGTGCACCGGGACTTCCTGGAGCAGCTCATGGAGACCGTCGGCGTCAACCTGAGCACCATCGTCGCCAACGTCCGCACCGACGAACTCCTGGACGAGTCCCAGCGGCTGGCCGGCGAGCTCCGCTCGCGCACCGAGGAACTCCAGGTGCGGCAGGAGGAGCTCCAGCGCTCCAACGCCGAGCTGGAGGAGAAGGCGGCGCTGCTCGCCACGCAGAACCGCGACATCGAGGCCAAGAACCTCCAGATCGAGCAGGCCCGGCAGGAGCTGGAGGACCGGGCCCAGCAGCTCGACCTGGCCTCCACGTACAAGTCGGAGTTCCTGGCCAACATGAGCCACGAACTGCGCACCCCGCTCAACAGCCTGCTGATCCTGGCCCAGTTGCTGGCCCAGAACCCGACCCGCAACCTCACGGCCAAGCAGGTCGAGTACGCCGGCATCATCCACTCGGCCGGATCCGACCTGCTCCAGCTGATCAACGACATCCTCGACCTGTCCAAGGTGGAGGCCGGGAAGATGGACCTCAACCCGGAGCGCGTGCCGCTGCGCAAGCTCCTCGACTACGTCGAGGCCACGTTCCGCCCCCTCACCTCGCAGAAGAGCCTCGCCTTCACGGTCTCCACGGCCGCCGGCGTCCCCGTCGACCTCGTCACCGACGACACGCGGCTCCGGCAGGTGCTGCGCAACCTGCTGTCGAACGCGGTCAAGTTCACCGAGCACGGCAGCGTCGAGCTGCGCATCGAACCGGCGTCGGACGACGAGCTGCCCGTGGCCGTGCACCGCGGCGGCCCCGTCGTCGCCTTCCGGGTCGCCGACACCGGCATCGGCATCGCCCCCGAGAACCTGGAGGCCATCTTCGGCGCCTTCCAGCAGGCCGACGGGACGACCAACCGCAAGTACGGCGGCACCGGCCTGGGCCTCTCCATCAGCCGCGAGATCGCCCATCTCCTCGGCGCCGCCCTCACCGTCACCAGCGTGCCGGGCGAGGGCAGCACCTTCACCCTCTACCTCCCCGTCGCCCGCACCGACTTCGCCGAGCAGCCCGCCGCCGCCCCGCCGACGGACTCCCCGGCAGGGTCCGCCCTCCCGGCCCCCGCCCGGGACGGCGCGCTCGCGCTGCCCGGCGGCGCGGCCGCCCGGCCGCCCCGGCGCCTCCTCGTGATCGAGGAGCGCCCGCGCGGGCTCCTCGCCGTCGTCGCCGAGAACGCGGTCGGCCAGCTCTCGGCCGACGGCGGGCAGACGGGCCGGTCGGACATCGAACTGGTCGCGGTCGTCGGCCCCCAGGAGGCCGCCGCCGCACTCGCCACCCAGCCGTTCCACTGCGTCGTGCTCGACGTCGACATGGCGGACGGCGACGCCCTGCGCTTCCTGGACGCCATGGACGGGGACGAGGCGCTGCGCACCGTCCCCGTCCTCGCCCACAACAACCGCCGGCTCCCCGCCGACGAGGAGGGCGCCCTCCAGGACCTCGCCCGCCGCCGACCGCTGGAACTCCTCTCCAGCCTCGACGAGTTGCGCGAGCGGATCGCCCTGCACCTGTCCGCGGAGCAGCCCGGCGACGTCGTGCCGCTGGTGCGCGGCGACCACTGGGCGCCCGCGCCCCAGGCCGTCGACAGCACCCTGAGCGGCAGGACCGTGCTCGCCGTCGACGACGACGCCCGCAACCTGTACGCCCTCAGCGGCATCCTGGAGCTGCACGGCATCACGGTGCTGCACGCCGAGAACGGACGGAAGGGCATCGAGGCGCTGCTGGCGAACCCGGCCGTCTCCCTCGTCCTGATGGACGTGATGATGCCGGAGATGGACGGCTACACCGCGACCGCGCGGATCAGGGAGCTGCCCCAGTACGCGGACCTGCCCGTGATCGCCGTCACCGCGAAGGCCATGCCGGGCGACCGGGAGAAGAGCCTGGCGTCGGGGGCCAGCGACTACGTCACCAAGCCCGTCGACGCCGACGAACTCATCGCCTGCGTCAGCCGCTGGCTCGACGGAGGGTCGGCCTCGTGA